One segment of Castanea sativa cultivar Marrone di Chiusa Pesio chromosome 3, ASM4071231v1 DNA contains the following:
- the LOC142629325 gene encoding uncharacterized protein LOC142629325 isoform X1, whose translation MNISMGFSCEDDYDANESEVPLIDESRDARYRLGMDWHHLEVEVDMDFWPVEHPMEPPDEDQPVKCPMPDSSVINCEKRISYEQEGGVNEKRFGESLRKRAEATVPAAVNRQRVVAVDAEPPVRAVRKRHHTLTRGDYIMTPTMRMAPVPPLPNQNITIFQMLQQFDKFESE comes from the exons ATGAACATTTCTATGGGATTTTCTTGTGAGGATGATTAt GATGCAAATGAAAGCGAAGTTCCACTGATAGATGAAAGCAGAGACGCAAGATACAGGCTTGGTATGGATTGGCACCATCTTGAGGTTGAAGTGGACATGGATTTCTGGCCAGTTGAACACCCAATGGAGCCACCGGATGAAGATCAACCAGTGAAATGTCCAATGCCTGATTCTTCTGTTATCAAT TGTGAGAAAAGAATTTCATATGAACAGGAAGGAGGTGTGAATGAGAAAAGGTTTGgtgaaagcttgagaaaaagaGCAGAAGCGACTGTGCCAGCAGCTGTGAACAGACAAAGAGTGGTTGCTGTGGATGCAGAGCCTCCTGTTCGAGCAGTGCGAAAAAGGCACCACACTCTCACCCGTGGAGACTATATTATGACCCCTACAATGAGAATGGCCCCTGTGCCTCCTCTCCCAAACCAGAACATTACCATCTTTCAAATGCTCCAGCAGTTTGACAAGTTTGAGTCTGAATAA
- the LOC142629325 gene encoding uncharacterized protein LOC142629325 isoform X2, with protein MNISMGFSCEDDYDANESEVPLIDESRDARYRLGMDWHHLEVEVDMDFWPVEHPMEPPDEDQPVKCPMPDSSVINEGGVNEKRFGESLRKRAEATVPAAVNRQRVVAVDAEPPVRAVRKRHHTLTRGDYIMTPTMRMAPVPPLPNQNITIFQMLQQFDKFESE; from the exons ATGAACATTTCTATGGGATTTTCTTGTGAGGATGATTAt GATGCAAATGAAAGCGAAGTTCCACTGATAGATGAAAGCAGAGACGCAAGATACAGGCTTGGTATGGATTGGCACCATCTTGAGGTTGAAGTGGACATGGATTTCTGGCCAGTTGAACACCCAATGGAGCCACCGGATGAAGATCAACCAGTGAAATGTCCAATGCCTGATTCTTCTGTTATCAAT GAAGGAGGTGTGAATGAGAAAAGGTTTGgtgaaagcttgagaaaaagaGCAGAAGCGACTGTGCCAGCAGCTGTGAACAGACAAAGAGTGGTTGCTGTGGATGCAGAGCCTCCTGTTCGAGCAGTGCGAAAAAGGCACCACACTCTCACCCGTGGAGACTATATTATGACCCCTACAATGAGAATGGCCCCTGTGCCTCCTCTCCCAAACCAGAACATTACCATCTTTCAAATGCTCCAGCAGTTTGACAAGTTTGAGTCTGAATAA
- the LOC142628078 gene encoding IAA-alanine resistance protein 1 — translation MALLPRQIGGAVLVTALVVALCCLDLSFGHESHAHHCDHGHHHDHHHHHHHEEERLASKLLPEELAEEEDMRLYGFGFEHDHILDRFPASDLSGLGLWVSALGCSLLVSMASLICLIILPLIFVQGKPSKVVVDSLALFGAGAMLGDAFLHQLPHAFGGEHSHSHDPHAEHDQHGHFGHEPSHSHSLKDLSVGISILAGIVVFLLVEKLVRYVEGNSGGAHAWGHGHHHHHHHKGSKKLKDDSDSTDIKQSQSFDGKDGKTLETSSEGKVSDEVSNDSLNGDDLRHESLRKRTAAGARKDEVDVDTANGSADDTHSKEKDDTHSKEKEPAQSPTNLVFGYLNLFSDGVHNFTDGMALGSAFLLYGSVGGWSRTLFLLAHELPQEVGDFGILVRSGFSVSKALFFNFLSALVALVGTAMALLWGKDPGQSSYIEGFTAGGFIYIAVAGVLAEMNSNSNTTLKSTAIHITSLVLGMAVALCISLVE, via the exons atggcgtTGCTTCCGAGACAGATCGGCGGCGCTGTGTTGGTAACTGCTTTGGTTGTTGCGCTGTGCTGTTTGGATCTGAGCTTCGGACACGAATCCCATGCTCACCACTGCGATCATGGCCACCATCAcgaccaccatcatcatcaccatcatgaAGAGGAGCGTTTGGCGTCTAAGCTGCTTCCGGAGGAGTTGGCTGAGGAGGAGGATATGAGATTGTATGGGTTCGGCTTCGAACACGATCATATTCTCGACCGTTTTCCCGCTTCGGACCTCTCTGGCTTAG gtCTTTGGGTAAGTGCATTGGGCTGCTCTCTTTTGGTGAGCATGGCTTCTCTTATATGCCTGATTATCCTGCCGTTGATATTTG TACAAGGGAAACCATCCAAGGTGGTTGTTGATTCATTGGCTTTATTTGGG GCAGGAGCTATGTTAGGAGATGCTTTTCTTCACCAATTACCACATGCTTTTG GTGGTGAACACTCCCACTCACATGACCCCCATGCAGAGCATGATCAGCACGGTCATTTTGGACATGAGCCGTCACATTCGCATTCTTTGAAAGACCTTTCTGTTGGAATTTCCATCCTGG CTGGCATTGTAGTTTTTCTTCTTGTAGAGAAGCTAGTGAGGTATGTCGAAGGTAACTCTGGAGGAGCTCATGCATGGGGTCATGGtcatcaccaccatcatcatcataagGGCAGTAAGAAATTGAAGGACGACAGTGATTCTACTGACATTAAGCAGTCACAATCTTTTGATGGAAAAGATGGAAAAACGTTGGAGACGTCATCTGAAGGAAAGGTGTCAGATGAAGTGTCAAATGACTCTTTGAATGGAGATGATCTGAGGCATGAATCTCTTCGGAAG AGAACTGCTGCTGGTGCTAGAAAAGATGAAGTTGATGTAGATACTGCAAATGGCTCCGCTGATGATACTCATTCAAAAGAGAAGGATGATACTCATTCAAAAGAGAAGGAACCTGCTCAATCACCAACGAATCTTGTGTTCGGTTATCTCAATCTCTTTTCTGATGGTGTT CACAATTTCACTGATGGGATGGCTCTAGGAAGTGCTTTCCTTCTTTATGGATCTGTTGGCGGTTGGTCTAGAACTCTGTTCTTGCTGGCACACGAGCTTCCTCAAGAG GTTGGTGATTTTGGTATTCTTGTGAGGTCTGGTTTCAGCGTATCCAAAGCTCTCTTTTTCAACTTCCTATCAGCACTGGTTGCACTAGTAGGAACTGCAATG GCTTTGCTCTGGGGTAAAGATCCAGGGCAATCATCTTACATCGAG GGATTCACAGCCGGTGGATTTATATACATTGCAGTAGCTGGAGTGCTTGCAGAAATGAATAGCAACAGCAACACAACATTGAAAAGCACGGCAATCCATATAACCTCACTGGTACTGGGCATGGCTGTTGCACTTTGTATTTCCCTTgtagaatga